The Notoacmeibacter ruber DNA segment TCTGCAAGTCAGGCCGGTCGGGGCAAACTCCGTAATCTGGACCGAACCTTTCGGACCACTGGCGAACGTCCTTAGGATCATTGTCGATGACGAGCAAGAAGGGGCGATCACCCTCTTCCGAAAAACGCAGAAGCCGGTAGTCGTCTACGACCCAGTCCGGACGGCGATGTTTCAGATTACCGGCGACCCATTGGAAAGGAGCGACGACGTAGGTCCCATTCTTTGCGCCACTGCTTGCCATGCCCTCGACGACAGACCCGAAAGGTGCGTGGCCCCGATCCTTCCAGTAGCGGCTCTCCAGAGGATGACCCACCAGAACGGCCGCGGCGATCAGCAAAGACACCCCGACCAGTATGGCTCTGCCTTTGTCCGAGATGTGGTGCCAGATCAGGAGAACCATAGCCGGTCCCGCGAAACTGAAGGCCGGCAGAAGCCAGCGATCTCTCACATTACCGATGCCGGCGATCAGAACACCAAGAAAGAGAATCACGGAAAAGCAGATGAGATAACGGAGCAAGAACCGCCCCAGACGTTCCGCAGCTTTCGCCTCCTCAACTTCACCCTGTATCGGCGTCTGACGGCGGGGCATCAGCCACATCAGCAGGGCCGCGAGAACCAGGGACAGGCCGCCATTCGACAAAAGCGCCATGGCGAGTTCCGCAAGCCCGCTCAGCCTTGCCATGAGCGGATTGTCAGCCGCCATCCGAAGGGACCCGGAAGCACCCGTCGCGAGGGTCAGGTGACTGATGATCCACTGATAGGGGAAGGCGACCAGTGCCGCCGAAAGCGCGAACGCGGCGAGGACCTTCGTCCAGGGGAGCCGCATGCGCAGATCCCTGTCCGAGACGGCAGCAACAACAAGAACAAAGGGGATGAAGAGGAAATTGTATTTCGAAAGAAGGCCGAGTCCGGTCACGAGCCCGAAGGCGAGCCAGCGAAACCAGGAGCCCGGTCTCTGAAGCGCGAGCCAGAAAATGAAGACGGTCAGAAGACC contains these protein-coding regions:
- a CDS encoding ArnT family glycosyltransferase; the encoded protein is MIDTKSNTEQPRKSAAVLFGADWFWLLCLLLYFAALIVARVVFGGVSLNWDDAELPVAVNLYRPGYGPQLPLYHWYQNALFQLFGISIFSISLGRDLVRFASAAVMYAFARQVGRPTMAFAATLALELNIHFAWYAQRAFSHNNSAILLGLLTVFIFWLALQRPGSWFRWLAFGLVTGLGLLSKYNFLFIPFVLVVAAVSDRDLRMRLPWTKVLAAFALSAALVAFPYQWIISHLTLATGASGSLRMAADNPLMARLSGLAELAMALLSNGGLSLVLAALLMWLMPRRQTPIQGEVEEAKAAERLGRFLLRYLICFSVILFLGVLIAGIGNVRDRWLLPAFSFAGPAMVLLIWHHISDKGRAILVGVSLLIAAAVLVGHPLESRYWKDRGHAPFGSVVEGMASSGAKNGTYVVAPFQWVAGNLKHRRPDWVVDDYRLLRFSEEGDRPFLLVIDNDPKDVRQWSERFGPDYGVCPDRPDLQIDTQESEPDRRRLDLSIIWICPTGSSQSDE